The Octadecabacter arcticus 238 genome contains a region encoding:
- a CDS encoding carbohydrate kinase family protein produces MTFDYTSVGFFTFDCLGRPVNSIPPGGDTYFIDEMALAVSGAAGSAAIVAAKHGLSVQAVGGVGVDDMGDWVIQRLNNFGVDTRNMERVTNFPTSSSIVTTRPDGARPALHRKGATGGFYVTDEQVDGVLDTKILHVGGVGLMDAMDKGRTREIMQEAKARGCTTTLDVFAASQEDFSLIEPLLPYTDYFMPSEEEAMTLSGLTNFEKVCSLLLEKGAKAVVLTLGADGAMYRDQTGLSFKVPSFDIDVVCTCGCGDCFNAGFATGLHLGLSPQNCVRMAQASSAQNALGLGSQAVVTDLAATQAFMESTPKKC; encoded by the coding sequence ATGACATTCGACTACACTTCTGTTGGTTTCTTCACCTTCGACTGCCTCGGTCGTCCCGTAAACTCCATACCGCCCGGAGGCGATACGTACTTTATCGATGAAATGGCCTTGGCCGTTTCAGGAGCGGCCGGAAGTGCCGCAATCGTCGCCGCAAAGCACGGTTTGTCAGTTCAGGCAGTCGGTGGAGTCGGTGTCGACGACATGGGTGATTGGGTCATCCAACGGCTCAATAACTTTGGCGTCGACACCAGAAATATGGAGCGCGTTACCAACTTTCCTACCTCTTCGTCAATCGTAACGACGCGCCCAGACGGAGCCCGCCCTGCTCTGCATCGCAAAGGGGCTACGGGCGGATTCTACGTCACAGACGAGCAAGTCGATGGCGTCCTCGATACGAAGATCCTCCATGTTGGCGGTGTCGGCTTGATGGACGCCATGGACAAAGGTCGTACTAGGGAAATCATGCAAGAAGCAAAAGCGCGTGGATGCACGACAACGCTAGATGTCTTTGCCGCATCCCAAGAAGACTTCTCGTTAATCGAACCGCTTTTGCCTTACACTGACTATTTCATGCCGTCCGAAGAAGAGGCCATGACTTTGTCTGGTCTCACCAATTTTGAGAAGGTCTGTTCTCTGCTTCTCGAAAAGGGTGCTAAAGCTGTTGTCCTTACATTAGGAGCGGACGGGGCTATGTATCGCGACCAAACTGGGTTATCCTTCAAAGTCCCGTCTTTCGATATTGATGTGGTATGTACTTGCGGTTGCGGAGACTGTTTTAACGCTGGTTTTGCTACGGGTCTTCATCTCGGTCTTAGCCCGCAAAACTGCGTTCGCATGGCACAAGCATCATCGGCACAGAATGCTCTAGGGCTCGGCTCCCAAGCCGTTGTGACCGATTTGGCCGCGACGCAAGCGTTTATGGAAAGTACTCCGAAAAAGTGCTAA
- a CDS encoding IS630 family transposase, whose protein sequence is MIRPGFLSPMERLELEVCVRSQREDHGIARRANALLLLDDGKSCQVIAEFLYLDDDTVRGWHKTYRENGWDALAVDGWKGGQSRMDADQEAALCDWLDGRFCHSSVEIRAHVSTKFGLRYSHSGCIKLLARLGFEYRKPKALPRVVSAEKQAAFIALYERLMGDLGADEAVYFADAVHPEYQTKPSHGWVKAGSNSAIKTTAGRGRVNIHGALNLETFDTPFVEPTTVDGVSAAQLLARIEARNPDKRMIHVIWDNAAYHKGPDVRAFLARPDCRIHLIQLAPYCPHLNPIERLWAVMHQHVTHNRYHPTQKQFANAILKFFRETIQNEWKTFRSQVSDNFRVIIPTAELSDPFPFSICD, encoded by the coding sequence ATGATCCGTCCCGGTTTTCTTTCTCCCATGGAGCGCCTTGAGCTTGAGGTCTGTGTTCGCAGTCAACGCGAAGATCATGGGATTGCACGGCGTGCAAATGCGCTTCTTTTGCTGGATGATGGGAAGTCCTGTCAGGTAATCGCGGAATTTCTATATTTGGACGACGACACCGTTCGCGGCTGGCACAAAACCTATCGTGAAAACGGCTGGGATGCGCTTGCAGTTGATGGCTGGAAAGGCGGTCAATCTCGTATGGACGCTGACCAAGAGGCGGCATTATGCGACTGGCTGGACGGCCGCTTCTGCCACTCGTCGGTTGAGATAAGAGCCCACGTTTCAACAAAATTTGGCCTGCGCTACTCGCACTCTGGCTGCATCAAGCTTCTTGCCCGGTTGGGGTTTGAATATCGCAAGCCCAAGGCCCTGCCGCGCGTTGTCTCTGCTGAAAAGCAGGCAGCATTTATCGCATTGTACGAACGTCTGATGGGCGATCTGGGCGCAGATGAAGCCGTATATTTCGCTGATGCTGTACATCCTGAATATCAGACAAAACCCAGCCATGGCTGGGTGAAGGCAGGATCAAACTCGGCGATCAAAACTACAGCAGGGCGTGGCCGCGTAAACATCCATGGCGCGCTGAACCTCGAAACCTTCGACACGCCCTTTGTCGAGCCAACCACCGTCGACGGCGTTAGTGCTGCGCAACTTCTGGCCAGGATTGAGGCTCGCAATCCCGACAAGCGAATGATCCACGTTATCTGGGACAATGCCGCCTATCACAAAGGGCCAGATGTCAGGGCCTTTCTCGCAAGGCCAGACTGCCGCATACATCTTATCCAGTTGGCGCCATATTGCCCGCATCTCAACCCCATCGAGCGATTATGGGCGGTCATGCATCAACATGTGACTCACAATCGATATCACCCGACACAAAAACAGTTCGCGAATGCGATCCTGAAATTCTTTCGCGAAACCATCCAAAATGAGTGGAAAACCTTCCGAAGCCAAGTCTCAGACAATTTCCGCGTCATAATACCAACGGCCGAATTAAGTGACCCTTTCCCATTCTCGATCTGTGATTGA
- a CDS encoding ABC transporter ATP-binding protein, whose translation MGPETNLFTIALGLQAPWSVSDVRIDTKAKEIHFEIRWGAVWGVRDVNIDIADEELLVLLRPSGCGKTTTMRMIAGLEEPTGGQVIMDGEVMNEVDARDRDVAMVFQGYALYPNMSIYENIRFPLRMRNVPKEEQDRLVRRAVDMVEMGDYLDRKPGTLSGGQRQRAALARAVVREPQVFLMDEPLSNLDAKLRQAMRVQIKHLQRQLKITTVYVTHDHIEAMTLADRIVIMQGGAIQQIGTPDEIYSDPANTFVASFIGAPPMNIIDGELNGGTFTSPNIEITGLSIKAEASIKLGVRPEDCAVVGSGNPKLTYVEKSMA comes from the coding sequence ATGGGGCCAGAGACAAACTTGTTTACGATTGCGCTTGGTCTGCAAGCGCCCTGGAGCGTTTCCGACGTGCGCATCGATACCAAGGCAAAGGAGATCCACTTCGAGATCCGCTGGGGTGCCGTTTGGGGTGTCAGAGATGTCAACATCGACATCGCTGACGAAGAACTGCTAGTTTTGCTCAGACCATCTGGCTGCGGCAAGACCACGACCATGCGCATGATTGCTGGCCTTGAAGAACCAACCGGAGGTCAGGTCATCATGGACGGGGAGGTCATGAACGAAGTGGACGCACGCGACCGCGATGTAGCCATGGTATTCCAAGGGTACGCTCTTTATCCCAACATGAGCATCTATGAGAACATTCGCTTCCCTCTTCGGATGCGCAACGTTCCGAAAGAAGAGCAAGATCGCCTTGTGCGCCGCGCTGTTGATATGGTGGAAATGGGTGACTATCTTGACCGTAAGCCAGGCACTCTTTCAGGCGGACAGCGGCAACGCGCCGCCCTCGCCCGAGCAGTTGTACGTGAACCCCAAGTGTTTTTGATGGACGAACCGCTATCAAACTTGGACGCGAAACTGCGCCAAGCAATGCGTGTCCAGATCAAGCATTTGCAACGGCAACTTAAGATCACGACGGTCTACGTCACACACGATCATATCGAAGCCATGACCTTGGCTGACCGGATCGTGATTATGCAAGGCGGCGCTATCCAGCAAATTGGCACGCCTGATGAGATCTACTCTGATCCTGCCAACACCTTTGTTGCCAGTTTCATCGGCGCACCACCGATGAATATCATCGACGGCGAACTTAACGGCGGCACATTTACGTCACCGAACATTGAAATAACTGGTCTGTCAATCAAAGCCGAAGCTTCTATCAAACTTGGTGTGCGTCCCGAAGACTGCGCTGTTGTGGGCAGCGGAAATCCAAAGCTCACCTACGTGGAGAAGTCTATGGCGTAG
- a CDS encoding NAD(P)H-dependent oxidoreductase: protein MMSNVALTGLAKELEARAESGKPIRIGLIGSGEMGTDIVTRASLMSGIEVAAIADVRVENATKAVEIAFGGEGYSKEAQTTDGLNAAIESGKVGVVNDANLLLESGLVDVVVEATGLPGIGAELGLKAMELGKHLVMMNVEADITIGSYLKTQAEKLGVVYSLGAGDEPSSCMELIEFVTAMGHKVVSAGKGKNNPLNFDATPDEYQAEADSRNMNSRMLVEFVDGSKTMVEMAAIANATGLIPDKPGMHGPALGPKDLAKSLIPEKDGGILSAAGRVDYSVGKGVAPGVFVVVEAQHPRIWERMKDLKMGDGPYYTFLRPYHLTSLEVPLTCAKAVLYGKADMVPLDKPVAEVCALAKKDLSVGERLDQIGEYCYRAWIMEAVEARTIGAIPCGLLAGSIVTKPIRKGELITYENTTPPADSKIVQLRALQDQMIFGA, encoded by the coding sequence ATGATGTCGAACGTCGCATTGACTGGTCTAGCCAAAGAGCTGGAAGCCAGAGCTGAAAGTGGAAAACCAATACGTATTGGTTTGATTGGATCTGGAGAAATGGGCACAGATATTGTGACCAGAGCTAGTTTGATGTCAGGCATCGAAGTAGCGGCTATTGCAGATGTGCGGGTAGAAAACGCGACTAAGGCAGTAGAGATCGCTTTTGGTGGGGAGGGCTATTCGAAAGAGGCTCAGACCACGGATGGATTGAACGCTGCAATTGAAAGCGGGAAAGTTGGTGTTGTTAACGACGCAAACTTGTTGCTTGAAAGCGGCTTGGTTGATGTGGTTGTCGAAGCAACAGGCCTTCCCGGCATTGGTGCTGAACTTGGCCTCAAAGCTATGGAGCTTGGTAAGCACCTCGTCATGATGAACGTCGAGGCTGACATCACAATCGGCTCTTACTTGAAAACTCAGGCTGAAAAGCTTGGTGTGGTTTACTCTCTTGGCGCTGGAGATGAGCCTTCATCTTGCATGGAGCTGATCGAGTTCGTTACAGCGATGGGCCACAAAGTAGTCTCTGCTGGGAAAGGTAAAAATAACCCTCTGAATTTTGATGCCACGCCAGATGAGTATCAGGCTGAGGCTGACTCTAGGAATATGAACTCCAGAATGCTCGTTGAGTTCGTCGATGGCTCTAAAACAATGGTAGAAATGGCTGCAATCGCAAACGCGACCGGCTTGATCCCAGACAAACCTGGCATGCACGGCCCAGCTTTGGGACCTAAAGATCTTGCTAAATCTCTTATCCCCGAAAAAGACGGCGGTATTTTAAGTGCTGCTGGTAGGGTTGATTACTCAGTTGGAAAAGGTGTGGCTCCAGGCGTTTTTGTAGTCGTTGAAGCGCAGCATCCCCGCATTTGGGAACGCATGAAAGACCTCAAAATGGGCGACGGTCCATATTATACCTTCTTACGACCTTACCACCTTACGTCTCTGGAAGTTCCGCTAACATGCGCCAAAGCTGTATTGTATGGCAAAGCGGACATGGTTCCACTCGACAAACCCGTCGCAGAAGTTTGTGCGCTGGCGAAGAAAGATCTTTCAGTAGGCGAGAGGCTGGATCAAATCGGTGAGTATTGTTACCGGGCTTGGATAATGGAAGCGGTCGAAGCTAGGACTATAGGCGCTATTCCATGTGGTCTCCTTGCTGGTTCAATAGTCACTAAGCCAATCCGCAAAGGCGAACTCATTACGTACGAGAACACCACGCCACCAGCAGATTCAAAAATTGTTCAACTTAGAGCGCTCCAAGATCAGATGATCTTCGGCGCCTGA
- a CDS encoding IS630 family transposase (programmed frameshift) — MGGAIKITRTDMSAKDLRRAAKRTKDGRVVRRLLAIALVLDGVDRETAARSSGMDRQTLRDWAHRFNAEGIEGLSDRNGKGAKPRLSPKQQAQFVAWVEAGPDPVKDGVVRWRCVDLQARVEEEFDVKLHVRTIGKYLTKHGFRRLSVRPEHPKTDREAQQTFKKTLPGLVNDTLPEHAKGKPLEVWFQDEARVGQQGTLTRKWAKRGTRPRAPRDIRFKWSYIFGAACPARGTAAGLVLPYVNAEAMGLHLDEIAKAVAPGSHALLIVDGAGWHGAKCLQVPDKITLVKLPPYSPELNPMENVWAYLRANKLAITVFDTYDEILDKCAQAWNFFANDPERISSITDREWERVT; from the exons ATGGGTGGAGCCATAAAAATTACGCGCACGGATATGTCTGCGAAAGATTTGCGCCGTGCGGCAAAGCGAACCAAGGATGGGCGGGTTGTACGGCGACTACTGGCCATAGCGCTGGTGCTTGATGGGGTGGATCGTGAAACGGCTGCCCGCAGCAGTGGTATGGATCGACAAACACTTCGGGATTGGGCGCATCGCTTTAACGCAGAAGGCATTGAGGGGTTATCGGATCGGAATGGCAAGGGGGCAAAACCACGGTTGTCGCCCAAGCAACAGGCGCAATTTGTGGCGTGGGTGGAGGCCGGGCCCGACCCAGTAAAAGATGGCGTAGTACGATGGCGTTGTGTCGACTTGCAGGCTCGTGTTGAAGAGGAGTTCGACGTGAAACTGCATGTGCGTACGATTGGGAAATATCTAACCAAGCATGGCTTTCGCCGCCTGTCTGTGCGTCCAGAGCATCCGAAAACTGATCGCGAAGCGCAGCAGACTTTTAAAAAAACTTTACCAG GCCTCGTAAACGATACTCTGCCAGAACATGCAAAGGGGAAGCCTCTTGAAGTATGGTTCCAAGATGAAGCCCGCGTTGGACAACAGGGGACACTCACCCGTAAATGGGCCAAGCGTGGAACTCGCCCGCGCGCACCCCGTGATATACGCTTCAAATGGAGTTATATCTTTGGTGCCGCTTGTCCCGCACGTGGCACCGCCGCAGGTCTCGTCCTGCCCTACGTCAACGCCGAGGCTATGGGGCTGCATCTTGATGAGATCGCAAAAGCTGTCGCACCCGGCTCACATGCCTTGCTGATTGTTGATGGGGCGGGTTGGCATGGCGCAAAATGTTTACAGGTGCCAGATAAAATTACGCTCGTTAAGCTGCCACCGTATTCACCAGAACTCAACCCCATGGAAAACGTCTGGGCTTATCTGCGAGCCAATAAACTCGCAATCACAGTCTTCGACACCTATGACGAAATACTCGACAAATGTGCACAAGCTTGGAACTTCTTTGCGAACGACCCAGAGCGAATAAGTTCAATCACAGATCGAGAATGGGAAAGGGTCACTTAA
- a CDS encoding zinc-dependent dehydrogenase, which yields MNKRNWEFIIVKATILQAPNQITLKEVEIPVIGTGDLLIRMRAATVCGTDIRIFRGRKTLGVRYPSILGHEFAGEIVDTGGRREFSVGDRIGLCPAISCGQCYRCKRGAENLCEEGMNFGYEIDGGFAEFVRIPSKAVDSGNVRKLPANMTFGEAALVEPLSCVLNGQEKVNLGFADIVVIIGAGPIGLMHVLLARLRGAMKIIVSDPNQYRRDAAMRFGADVAIDPGTENVTARVKAETDGRGADVVLCAIGVPALARQATDMVAHGGRVSLFAGFSKGDVSEMDINAIHYSEITITGSFGLSRRNFDDAFDMVALGRLNVAPLITETFGLDEAPRAFEMAESGAALKVAIENV from the coding sequence ATGAACAAAAGAAACTGGGAGTTTATCATTGTGAAAGCCACAATCTTACAAGCACCAAACCAAATTACCCTCAAAGAAGTAGAAATCCCGGTGATTGGAACTGGGGATCTTCTGATCCGTATGCGGGCGGCGACTGTCTGTGGGACCGACATCCGAATCTTTCGCGGGCGTAAGACGCTGGGCGTGCGTTACCCCTCGATCCTGGGCCACGAATTCGCGGGGGAAATCGTCGACACTGGCGGCCGCAGAGAATTTTCAGTGGGCGACCGTATCGGGCTGTGCCCTGCAATTTCCTGTGGGCAATGCTACCGGTGCAAGCGGGGCGCAGAAAACCTGTGCGAAGAAGGCATGAATTTTGGCTATGAGATTGATGGAGGCTTTGCAGAATTCGTTCGTATCCCGTCAAAAGCGGTGGACAGCGGCAACGTCCGCAAACTTCCGGCAAACATGACCTTTGGTGAGGCCGCGCTGGTCGAGCCGCTGTCGTGTGTGCTTAACGGCCAGGAAAAAGTGAACCTGGGCTTCGCGGATATTGTTGTGATCATCGGCGCGGGGCCCATCGGCCTGATGCATGTCCTCCTCGCGCGGCTTCGTGGCGCGATGAAGATCATCGTGTCCGACCCCAATCAATACCGACGCGACGCCGCAATGCGGTTTGGCGCAGATGTTGCGATCGACCCAGGGACAGAGAACGTCACGGCGCGCGTAAAAGCCGAAACAGACGGTCGCGGGGCCGATGTGGTCCTTTGTGCGATCGGCGTTCCTGCCTTGGCCAGACAAGCGACCGACATGGTCGCCCATGGCGGCCGGGTAAGCCTTTTCGCAGGATTTTCCAAAGGCGACGTGTCGGAAATGGACATCAACGCCATTCACTACAGTGAGATAACGATCACCGGCTCCTTTGGTCTAAGCCGTCGGAATTTCGATGATGCGTTCGACATGGTTGCGTTGGGCCGCTTGAATGTAGCGCCCCTTATCACCGAAACTTTCGGCCTCGACGAGGCGCCTCGCGCCTTCGAGATGGCGGAAAGCGGCGCAGCCTTAAAGGTGGCGATTGAAAATGTCTGA
- a CDS encoding IS21 family transposase, with translation MRKIREALRLRADGFSGRRVAQSLSIGRATISEYFRRADLEDLSWLLPADLSDVDLERRLFPYSPGEARLAVPLPDWAYVHAELRRKGVTLSLLWEEYRGVHPDGYSYSRYFELYTRWEGKLSPVMHQRHPAGERLFVDYAGHTKTGEVPTAQIFVATLGASSYTSGQNI, from the coding sequence ATGCGGAAGATACGGGAAGCTTTACGGCTTCGAGCAGATGGATTTTCAGGCCGCCGGGTGGCGCAGAGTCTGTCGATTGGACGCGCCACGATATCGGAGTATTTCCGGCGTGCTGACCTGGAGGATTTGAGCTGGCTCCTGCCAGCCGATCTGTCTGATGTGGACCTTGAGCGCCGCCTGTTTCCTTATTCCCCCGGAGAGGCGCGTTTGGCTGTTCCTCTGCCTGATTGGGCGTATGTGCATGCGGAACTGCGTCGCAAAGGCGTGACGCTGTCGTTGCTTTGGGAAGAGTATCGCGGGGTTCATCCGGACGGATACAGCTACAGCAGATACTTCGAACTCTACACGCGTTGGGAAGGCAAGCTGTCGCCGGTGATGCATCAACGTCACCCTGCCGGCGAGCGCTTGTTTGTCGACTATGCGGGCCACACCAAAACTGGCGAGGTGCCTACGGCCCAGATCTTTGTCGCGACGCTGGGGGCGTCCAGTTATACCAGCGGCCAGAATATCTGA
- a CDS encoding IS256-like element ISOan6 family transposase, with the protein MGTTNIVDFARRDEMTDALTELLKTGAQQLIATAVEAELVSYLAQFTGLRTDAGHAAVVRNGHHPARPFQTGIGPVSVRIPKVRSKDGTPVTFRSALVPPYVRRTKTLEAALPWLYLKGISSGEMAPALKVLLGPDAVGLSANTVSRLKRDWANEYEAWKGAELDDEPIVYIWANGVHSGLRGEDDKLCALVIIGVTARGKKRFLAIEDGVRESTQSWREVLLNLKSRGMNAPKLAIGDGAMGFWAAMDEVYPETRHQRCWQHKTMNVLNCLPKLSQPKAKAALHDIWQAETKVDAEKAFDLFIKTYEPKYPKATLCLQKDREELMAFFDFPAQHWQSIRTSNPIESAFATIRHRTKRSKGCLSRDGMLHMMFKLGQCAEQNWRKLRGFDYLAKVITGVTFKDGIETTNPDQITA; encoded by the coding sequence ATGGGAACTACTAACATTGTTGATTTTGCGCGTCGAGACGAGATGACGGACGCGTTGACGGAGTTGCTGAAAACGGGAGCACAACAATTGATCGCGACAGCAGTTGAGGCTGAGCTTGTCAGTTATTTGGCGCAATTTACCGGCTTACGCACCGATGCCGGTCACGCGGCAGTCGTGCGTAATGGACATCATCCGGCCCGCCCGTTTCAAACGGGCATTGGCCCTGTGAGCGTGCGCATTCCAAAGGTTCGGTCCAAGGACGGCACACCGGTGACATTCCGGTCTGCCCTGGTGCCGCCCTATGTGCGCCGCACGAAGACGCTGGAAGCGGCCTTGCCATGGCTTTACCTCAAAGGGATCTCCAGCGGCGAGATGGCTCCCGCCCTCAAGGTTCTTCTGGGCCCAGATGCCGTTGGCTTGTCGGCTAATACGGTTTCGCGTTTAAAACGCGATTGGGCCAATGAATACGAGGCTTGGAAAGGCGCTGAGTTAGATGACGAGCCCATCGTCTATATCTGGGCCAACGGCGTTCACAGCGGCCTTCGGGGCGAGGATGACAAGCTCTGTGCCCTTGTTATTATTGGGGTAACTGCCCGTGGCAAGAAGCGATTTCTGGCAATTGAGGATGGGGTGCGCGAGTCCACGCAGAGCTGGCGCGAGGTTCTGCTTAACCTCAAAAGCCGAGGCATGAATGCGCCCAAACTGGCCATCGGGGACGGTGCCATGGGGTTTTGGGCGGCCATGGACGAAGTCTATCCTGAGACCCGCCATCAACGCTGTTGGCAACACAAAACGATGAACGTGCTCAATTGTTTACCCAAGCTGTCTCAGCCAAAAGCCAAGGCCGCGCTGCACGACATCTGGCAGGCCGAGACCAAAGTCGATGCAGAAAAGGCATTCGATCTGTTCATCAAAACCTACGAACCCAAATACCCCAAGGCCACACTATGCCTGCAAAAAGATCGTGAGGAACTCATGGCATTCTTCGACTTCCCGGCGCAGCATTGGCAAAGCATCCGCACTAGCAATCCAATTGAATCGGCCTTCGCGACGATCCGGCATCGTACCAAGCGTTCAAAGGGCTGCCTGTCACGCGATGGCATGCTGCACATGATGTTCAAACTGGGGCAATGTGCTGAGCAAAATTGGAGGAAGCTACGCGGCTTTGACTACCTCGCAAAAGTCATCACAGGCGTCACGTTCAAAGACGGAATCGAAACCACAAACCCCGACCAGATCACCGCATGA
- a CDS encoding ISAs1 family transposase, with amino-acid sequence MGGCSHRVLIAMHIFLSAFDEVPDPRASNVRHDLGELLVIAFVSVLCGSTSCAEMAAFGRAKESLFRNFLKLKHAIPSHDTFSEVFRIIDPKALDAAFSKVLADVTKLLKDGDIIAIDGKALRGARDPGESARTRMMVSAYASRLRLTLATVPADRGTELSAAIEALGLIDLRGKVVTGDALHCNRRTVAAINAGGGDWCLALKGNQESLLSDARGCFSKGHKSDPTAVTENTGHGRKETRKAVVVSAKALAEYHEFPGLKGFGRIEATRETGGKVTSETRYFALSWVPTPEVLLAAVRDHWAIENALHWQLDVSFREDAARNRKDNGPGNIAVLRRRALDVLRRDTSKGSLSIKIKRAGWDTTFLRSILSDLATT; translated from the coding sequence ATGGGTGGTTGTTCTCATCGGGTGCTCATCGCCATGCATATTTTTCTATCCGCCTTCGACGAAGTTCCTGATCCGCGCGCCAGTAACGTGCGCCACGACCTTGGTGAACTGCTCGTTATCGCCTTCGTGTCGGTCTTATGTGGATCGACCTCCTGCGCCGAGATGGCCGCATTTGGCCGTGCAAAAGAGAGCCTTTTCAGGAACTTCCTGAAACTCAAGCATGCCATTCCATCGCATGATACCTTCTCGGAGGTCTTCCGGATCATCGACCCGAAGGCACTCGATGCGGCCTTCAGTAAGGTACTTGCCGATGTGACCAAGCTCCTCAAAGACGGTGATATCATCGCGATTGACGGCAAAGCGTTACGGGGTGCGCGCGACCCGGGCGAAAGCGCACGGACCCGCATGATGGTCTCAGCCTATGCCTCGCGGCTGCGCCTGACGTTGGCGACAGTACCTGCCGACCGAGGCACAGAACTCAGCGCGGCCATAGAGGCGCTTGGGTTGATCGATCTGCGGGGCAAGGTGGTCACCGGTGATGCATTACATTGCAACCGCCGCACGGTTGCCGCAATCAACGCAGGCGGCGGTGATTGGTGCCTCGCCCTCAAGGGTAACCAGGAATCCCTGTTGTCTGACGCCCGTGGATGTTTCAGCAAGGGGCACAAAAGCGATCCAACAGCCGTTACGGAAAATACCGGCCATGGAAGAAAAGAAACCCGTAAGGCGGTTGTGGTATCGGCTAAGGCATTGGCAGAATACCACGAATTCCCTGGCCTCAAGGGGTTCGGTCGCATCGAGGCGACCAGAGAGACGGGCGGAAAGGTGACCTCAGAGACCCGCTACTTCGCGCTGTCTTGGGTTCCCACACCTGAGGTGCTGTTGGCCGCTGTCCGCGACCATTGGGCCATCGAAAATGCCCTTCATTGGCAGTTGGATGTGTCTTTCCGCGAGGACGCCGCACGCAATCGGAAAGACAACGGTCCCGGCAACATCGCCGTTCTACGTCGCCGCGCACTCGACGTCCTCCGGCGTGACACATCCAAGGGCTCTCTCTCCATAAAAATCAAACGTGCAGGCTGGGACACCACCTTCTTACGCAGCATTCTCAGTGACTTGGCAACAACATGA
- a CDS encoding carbohydrate kinase family protein — MGVTGIVSFDYASVGFYTYDCLGWPCNGVPPGGGTYFIDEVTIAVSGAAGASVIAGSKVGLSALAVGGVGTDLMGDWVLQRLQHFGVNTAQMARLADTSTSASIVTTRKDGSRPALHVKGATGVFTIDENDFNSVTDAKVLHLGGVGLMDAMDGEGTARLMKHAKSRGVITTVDVFAGSQADLPDVEAVLPYTDYFIPSIEEAEALSGMNDIKRMASFFLDKGAQCCIFTLGEHGAYYHHRDGTRIQVPAHSIDVKCTCGCGDVFNAGIATALVKGMQPKEAMRFASAMSALNATGLGSQAGIESFDQVINFMNSCRTREPEFLVGENN, encoded by the coding sequence ATGGGAGTGACTGGAATCGTGAGTTTTGACTACGCATCTGTTGGTTTTTATACCTATGATTGCCTCGGCTGGCCCTGTAACGGCGTCCCACCCGGTGGCGGTACATACTTCATCGATGAAGTAACCATTGCTGTGTCCGGTGCTGCCGGCGCCTCGGTCATTGCTGGTTCTAAAGTCGGCCTTTCTGCTCTCGCCGTCGGCGGTGTTGGCACAGACCTGATGGGCGACTGGGTTCTTCAGCGGCTGCAGCATTTCGGCGTCAACACGGCACAAATGGCCCGCCTTGCCGATACATCGACCTCCGCCTCCATCGTGACGACTCGCAAAGACGGATCGCGCCCCGCGCTTCATGTTAAAGGTGCGACCGGTGTCTTCACCATTGACGAAAACGATTTCAATTCCGTCACCGATGCCAAAGTCCTGCATCTGGGTGGGGTTGGCTTGATGGATGCCATGGACGGCGAGGGAACAGCCCGCCTGATGAAACACGCGAAATCGCGTGGCGTCATCACGACTGTGGACGTGTTCGCTGGATCTCAGGCCGATTTGCCCGACGTGGAAGCCGTGCTTCCCTACACTGATTATTTTATTCCCTCAATCGAAGAAGCGGAAGCCCTGTCAGGGATGAACGACATCAAACGCATGGCGTCGTTCTTCCTCGATAAAGGGGCGCAGTGCTGCATTTTCACACTGGGGGAACACGGGGCCTACTATCATCACCGCGATGGGACACGCATTCAGGTGCCTGCCCATAGTATAGATGTGAAATGCACTTGTGGCTGCGGCGACGTCTTCAATGCAGGAATCGCCACAGCCCTTGTCAAGGGAATGCAGCCAAAGGAAGCCATGCGCTTTGCGTCGGCTATGTCTGCGTTGAATGCAACAGGTCTGGGATCCCAGGCCGGGATCGAAAGTTTCGATCAGGTCATCAATTTTATGAATTCTTGTCGGACGAGGGAACCAGAGTTCCTTGTTGGCGAAAATAACTGA